atgctcccaatcaaggcgctccaaagtacatgagacagacattggcaagactgaagggagtgatagatgcttcaacaataatagtaggagacttcaatacaccactctcctctatagatagaacaaccagacagaagaccaacaaggaaacagagaagttaaataacttgataaatgtattagacctaacagacatatataggttactGCACCTCAAAGCCAAGGgtttacattcttctctagtgctcatagaacattctccaggatagatcatatgctggggaaaaaacaggtctttataaatttaaaaacactgacattattcaaagtactttctctgttcacaataggatgaagctgggtctcaataaccactaaaggatgagaacattcacaaatatatggagattaagtaacacactcttaaacaaccaatgggtcaaagaagaggttgctagagaaatcggtagctatctggagatgaacgaaaatgagaatacaacttatcagaacttatgggatgtggcaaagggtgtgctcacagggaaatttattgccctaaatgcctatattaaaaaacaagaaagagcaaaaatcgaggacttaacagcacacctggaggaacttgagaaagaacagcaaactaaccccaaacaggagaggagaaataacaaagattaaagcagagataaatgaatgggagaacaaaagaacaataggaagaaacaataaaaccaaaagttttcttttttttttgagaaaattagtaaaattgatgggctactaggacaaagaaaaaaagagagaggatgcaaataaacaaaatcagaaatgagaaggggtgcattactacagatcctgaagaaataaatcataagaggatactatgaacaactatacgccaaaaaactaaacaacttagatgaaatgaactaattcctggagacacacaaacaagctacagtgactcaagaagatatagaagatctcaaccaatcaatcacaagtaaagagattcaatcagtcatcaaatatcttcctacaaagaaaagcccaggaccagatggcttcacaggggaattttaccaaacatccccaaaagaactaacaccaatcctgctcaaacttttccaaaaaattgagggaaaaggaactgtatctaactcattttatgaagctaatatcatctAAATACCAAAagcgggtaaagatgctataagaaaggaaaactacaggtcaatctccctaatgaacacagatacaaaaattctcaataaaatagtagcaaatcgaatccaacaacacattaaaagaattattcactgcgaccaagtgggatttataccaggagtgcaaggatggttcaacacaagaaaatcaattaattaaatataGCACATCAACcaatcaaaaagggaaaaatcacatgatcatctcgattgacactaaaaaagcatttgacaaaatccaatatccttTTATGATGAAAAccctccaaaagataggaatcaaaggtcaCTACCTTGatatgataaaaagaatatatgaaaaaccaatagccagcatcgtacttaatggagagagactgaaaattttccccataagatcaagaacaagacaaggatgcccactgtcaccactattattcaacattgtgctagaagttctagctagagaaatcaggcaagacaaagaaataaaaggcatccaaactggaaaggaagaagcaaaactctcattatttgcagatgatatgatactatacttggaaggtcTTGAGAAATCTgtagcaaagttatttgagctaacaaacaaattcagcaaggtggtgggatataaaattaatgggcaaaaatcagtaacatttctatacacaagcaatgacctacctgaggagtcagttaaggaaaaaattccattcaaaatagcaactaaaagaatcaagtacttagaaatgaacttaactagagatttAAAGggcttgaacacagaaaactgcataccattgctaaaagaaatcaagggagaTTTAAAtcagtggaaagacatttcctgctccatagacaggaaggctaaatatagttaagatgccaattctccccaaattgatctacagattcaacacagtactaatcaaaattccaacaacctactttgaagatttgaaaaagctaactaccaaattcatctggaagggaaagaaaccccaaatagctaaaagcatcctaaaaaagaagaatgaagtgggagaattaatactccctgattttaaagcctattataaagccacagtggtcaaaacagcatggtactggcacaaagacagaagcattgaccaatggaataaaattgagactccagaaatagaccaccagatctatggtcaactgatttttgacaaggcttccaaatcctctgaactgggacaaagtagtcttttcaataattgggcatggaaatactgcatatcaatagccaagagaatgaaagaggacccctatcttacaccctacacaaaaattaacttagagTAGagcaaacacctaaatataagaactagcaccataaagcttctagaagaaaatgcagggaaatatcttcaagacctagtaataggaggtagcttcctcaactttacacccaaagcacaaacaacaaaagaaaaaataaattggagcTTCTCAAATGAAATGCTTCAGCATCTCAAAAGACTCTGTCCAAAatatgaagaggcagacaactcagtgggagaaaatattaggaaatcacgtatcagaccaaggtttgatttcctgtacatacaaagaaatcatacaactcaacaacaaaagacaaacaattaaaaatgggctaaagatatgaacaagcatttttctgaagagcaaatatagatggctcaaaagcacatgaagagatgctcattttcattggctataagggaaatgtagatcaagactacaatgagataccacctcatacctataagaatggctgctattaaacaaacaggaatctataaatgttgaagagaatgtggagaaactgagacacttatgcactgctggtgggaatgtataatggtacagccactatggaagactgtttggtggttccttaagaaactaagctaccttatgacctagcaatagcactacttggtatatacccagaagaactgaaagcaaggacacaaacaaacgTTTGTACACCGatgtgcatagcagcattattcacaatcgccaaaagatggaaacaaaccaaagcccatcaacagatgagtggatcaagaaaatgtggtatatacatacaatggagtattatgcagcagtaagacaaaatgatgtcctgaaacacatgacaagatggatgagccttcaggacacaatgctgagtgaaattagccagacacaaatggataaatactgtatgattgcaCTTTTATGGTAAGTATAAAGGTatgatcagaggcttataatacagaatataggggacatagagatacaaagaagctagagatgtgtgaactattagctaatgaggttgaactccaatgtaagggaatagataggagtgaaggtggttctctagtgggtctagaagtaatattaccatattgaagatgaacaagattgaaaggggttgtaaagACCTACGtgcccactgattaacactagaaatatgaactaGTTCtagcaagaattacttcaaagatacgattcttgtacaaagagtgttgaagtccagggtacgggggaaaactgctatcgcACGCtctgaactatgttcaaaaggaaaccatcagcactaccacagcaacagcagttaataatggggagagggacaagagctaATACgacgtttagatttcctatttggcgagggtgtgtttattggttttctttcccttgagaacaaagaaattatctaaaattgagaatattgatggactgtggactttgggccctctacgtgATGCCCGATgactgcaggtggctgaaggatgcactgatggagaagtaaatTGGCGAATGACAGTATATTTATGAATGGAGGAtgtgctgctatgaaaaggaacaaagttgtgaggcatgcatcgatgtgaatgaacacgagggacatttggtgagacaaaataagccagaaacgaattatcaagaatggtatggtcacttttagaaaatgcttataagaaaacagggcctagattgtaagcttttagagtgcACGCATTAAGTATGagcggtgattattatttctggattttgagaagctgttttatatatataacctgatatttagagataagaatgaagccgaacaggttggggttaaagtaattcagaacataggggtaaggaagacagtgtctttattttagaaccacacatactctttgagaccaatggaagaaaggtttatttggtctggaactgaaattttctgtggtgcataatctaattcaacctatctgtatggctcatttgaacaaccgaaacacagggagcacagaataagaacgaggtcctttaatcctatatagattattgtaatgcctggatacatcttagagtatattaagcagataatgaaacagtatgggcaaagtcccctgaagaaggggagaaaggatatggaactattaaaccttaccaccagggaatctcctgatactgtgccaaactttagggacatccaaatcaatacgCCATGCCTTTGATCATGAGGGTTACTCTGATgcagtgtcctagtttgctagctgcatcAGAATGCAGTACGTGAATCTTAGCAGTATCATAATCTTTCTCTTCCTTGCAACGCCACTTAAGGCTTGCATATGCCCTCTATCTAGTACTTGTCACATTGCACTGGGATGTTCGCATTGAGGTTATATGTTCATGGGGCAGGGACTTTGAGTTTATCACAGTGCCAGGCACATGCTAGATGCTCAATAAAAAGCTAAGTGATCTGAATTACTTGTCATACCACAGACTCCCACATGGTATAATTAAAGAGATACTTGCTCTTATGCTGCCGATCAGGGTATAATAATGAGGTAAGGACCACTGTACATACACAACGCCTGCCGTGAGATGGGTAAGGAATCATTCTGAGAAAAGCAAACTCCTTTTCTGCAAACTAGAAACCTGTATTGCTTTCTGCCTCGGGCATAAAGGAAATCAGAGTCCATCCATTCTCACTGACGGGCCACACAAGCGCCCTTCCCCCTTAGGTGAGCAGTGTCGGATCTGGCCAAGGGGCACTCGGTTCCTACCTGCGCAGTGACAGCTGCACAGGTGGCTGTGGGCCCCTCCCCCTTTCCTGCTCTTCTCCAGTCACCCGGACCCCCAGATAAGGCCCTGTCACTGTCTTTCATTGGTATTCTCTCCAGTGCAACTGCACGGGGCCCCTGACCTCATTGTTGCTTCACTCGCGTCCTCCTCCGGGTGCGATCCCCGAGGGAGGAGAAGGGCGTCGACTCCGGCGCGTGCGTCCAGGTGAGGGACACCCCAAGGCCGCCGGGCAACAGGTACTCACCCGATCCTAGACGGAGGATGGATGCCCGGGCGATCCCAGTCGGCTCAAAGCCCACGCCGACCTCCTCAAATCCGTCCTGCAGCAGCGGGCCCCACCCCCTCGCGGGCCCCGGGCCGGGAGCGCCCGCCCAGCCCCCCGCGGTTGCCTAGGAAACCGGCTCCCCGCTTCCGGCGACCTCGGCTGGGGAGGGGGACGACGGGAGTCGGAAGGCCGCGGCGGGCGCGGGTCTGGGTCACGTGGTGGCAAGCGCGAGCCAATCAGCAGAGGCAGGGGTCCACCCGGAAGACCCCTCCGCGCTCCCGGGGGGACGGCTGGGCGCTTCCGGCCGCGGGGTGTCTTCCGACCTTCCAGCAGGTTTTCTCCCCGACCCGCCTTCGCCAGGACCCTAGGAGCCGACTGGAAACGGCGAGTCGTGGGCATGGCGGCGGGTCCTAGTCTGGCGGTTGCCGCCGCGGCCCCCGGCGTTCTCGCCCTGGAAAGCTCTGCTTGTCGGGGCCTGGACGCCCCGAGCCTCGCTGCACTGGACACCGAGCGGAATGGCTCTGTGAGGTCACAGGGCGGGCCGGGACGCGGACGGGCGTGGATCCCTCGGGGCCGCCTCCCGGGAAGGCGGCTGCAGTCTCCTGACGCCCGCGGCCGCGTCTGAGGTCCGCGCAGGCCGAGCGACGGCCCCTGCGGCCCGGAGGTGAACTGTTGACCTCCACGGGTCCTTTTGTAGCTCTCAGACTGGCTGCTGAGTGCCTTTGCAGTATTTCAGAGTCTTCAGGAGGCCACAGATGTTTACGAAGTCAAGTAGAATCTAAGGGTCGAAAAAGATTTTTTGAAAGAGTGGGTCGAGGGGCAGAGAAGTGAATGAAGTCAGTAAAAATTGCAAACGAAAATAACTGTAATTCTCATTGCATTCTGTGGATCTGAGCTGCACATTATGGTAGCGTCCAGCTGCGAGTGgctgttgagcacttgaaatatcGCTAGTCCGAATTGAGATGTGCAGTAAAATATCCGTCATATTTCAAAGACTTAGAATGAAAATGATAGGTAAACTGTCTTGCTGATACTTTTTATGTTgattacatattaaaataatatttatatgttgcgttaaataaaaatatattattaatttcacctgtttctttttactttaaatataccATTAGACATTTTAAGATTGCGTATGTGCCTTGCATTGCGTTTCAGTTGGGCAGTTTTCAGTTCTGAGTAAAATATTTATGACGTTCAGTTCATGCAGAC
This genomic stretch from Tamandua tetradactyla isolate mTamTet1 chromosome 12, mTamTet1.pri, whole genome shotgun sequence harbors:
- the LOC143652727 gene encoding uncharacterized protein LOC143652727, producing the protein MEARGQCHNILKVLNEKGFQSRILYPSKPSFKIECNCTGPLTSLLLHSRPPPGAIPEGGEGRRLRRVRPGEGHPKAAGQQQRAPPPRGPRAGSARPAPRGCLGNRLPASGDLGWGGGRRESEGRGGRGSGSRGGKREPISRGRGPPGRPLRAPGGTAGRFRPRGVFRPSSRFSPRPAFARTLGADWKRRVVGMAAGPSLAVAAAAPGVLALESSACRGLDAPSLAALDTERNGSVRSQGGPGRGRAWIPRGRLPGRRLQSPDARGRV